From the Hevea brasiliensis isolate MT/VB/25A 57/8 chromosome 15, ASM3005281v1, whole genome shotgun sequence genome, one window contains:
- the LOC110632296 gene encoding lysine--tRNA ligase, chloroplastic/mitochondrial isoform X1, translating to MEALKVWTLSSKPFRHLLRLGSSATTRTSYSTFVLRSSTNTSAATSSRVAGRNRRSSSSSSSSSTSDREAVRAIRLKKVEELRSKGLEPYAYNWDRTHTANQLQEIYRHLASGEESNNVSDHVSIAGRIVARRAFGKLAFLTLRDESGTIQLYCEKERLLNDQFERLKTLVDIGDILGANGSMKRTEKGELSVCVNSFTILTKSLLPLPDKYHGLTDVDKRYRQRYVDMIANPEVADVFRKRAKIVSEIRKTVESLGFVEVETPVLQGAAGGAEARPFVTYHNSLGRDLYLRIATELHLKRMLVGGFEKVYEIGRIFRNEGISTRHNPEFTTIEMYEAFSDYQSMMNMAEEIVTHCALAVHGKLTIDYQGVEICLDRPWRRETMHNLVKEATEIDFSELSNDLKLAKDTTLKTLGPVLENKDKSAIEACPSVGHLLNEVFEIVVEPKLLQPTFVLDYPIEISPLAKPHRRHIGLTERFELFICGRELANAFSELTDPMDQRGRLEEQVRQHDEKRAAVISESEHAEEKKNEHEDDSYEVTLDDDFLTALEYGMPPASGMGLGIDRLVMLLTNSPSIRDVIAFPVLKVQQ from the exons ATGGAGGCTCTCAAAGTCTGGACTCTCTCTTCTAAGCCTTTTAGGCACCTTCTTCGCCTGGGCTCTTCCGCCACCACCAGAACATCCTATTCCACTTTTGTTCTCCGCTCCTCCACCAACACCTCTGCCGCCACGTCCTCCAGGGTTGCTGGCCGCAACCGCAGGTCCtcatcctcttcttcttcttcttccacttcagaCCGAGAAGCTGTTCGCGCTATTAGGCTTAAAAAG GTTGAGGAACTGAGGAGCAAAGGTCTTGAGCCCTATGCCTATAATTGGGATAGGACTCATACTGCTAATCAATTACAAGAGATATACAGGCATCTAGCTAGTGGTGAAGAGTCAAATAATGTGAGTGATCATGTGTCGATAGCAGGCAGAATTGTTGCTAGGAGAGCATTTGGAAAGCTTGCTTTTCTGACACTAAGAGATGAATCGGGGACCATTCAG CTTTACTGTGAGAAGGAAAGGCTCTTAAATGATcagtttgagaggttgaagacaCTTGTTGATATTGGTGATATATTGGGTGCTAACGGCTCAATGAAACGCACGGAGAAAG GTGAGCTTTCAGTTTGTGttaattctttcactattcttacaaAATCCTTACTTCCATTGCCGGACAAATATCACGGCCTAACTGATGTAGATAAGCGTTACCGACAACG aTATGTTGATATGATTGCAAATCCTGAAGTTGCTGATGTGTTCCGTAAAAGAGCTAAG ATTGTTTCTGAGATTCGCAAGACAGTGGAGTCATTAGGTTTTGTCGAAGTTGAAACTCCAGTTCTACAG GGAGCAGCTGGTGGAGCAGAAGCTAGGCCATTTGTAACATATCATAATTCTCTTGGAAGGGATCTTTATCTGAGAATTGCAACTGAGCTTCACTTAAAGAGAATGTTG GTTGGGGGATTTGAGAAAGTATATGAGATTGGACGAATTTTCAGAAATGAGGGCATTTCAACTCGTCATAATCCAGAATTCACCACAATAGAG ATGTATGAAGCATTTTCAGACTACCAAAGCATGATGAACATGGCAGAGGAAATTGTTACTCACTGTGCTCTTGCTGTTCATGGGAAGCTTACCATTGATTACCAG GGGGTAGAGATTTGTCTAGACCGGCCTTGGAGGAGGGAAACTATGCACAATCTTGTAAAAGAGGCCACAGAGATTGATTTCAGTGAGCTGAGTAATGATCTAAAACTAGCTAAAGATACTACTTTGAAGACACTTGGACCTGTGCTTGAAAATAAAGACAAATCTGCCATTGAAGCATGCCCTTCTGTCGGCCACCTCCTTAATGAG GTTTTTGAAATTGTTGTAGAGCCGAAGCTCTTGCAACCCACATTTGTTTTGGACTATCCTATTGagatatctcctttagccaaaccACATCGAAG GCACATTGGCTTGACTGAGAGATTTGAGCTCTTCATCTGTGGTCGTGAACTGGCCAATGCATTTTCCGAATTGACTGATCCTATGGATCAG AGAGGACGCTTAGAAGAGCAAGTGAGGCAGCATGATGAGAAGAGGGCAGCAGTCATTTCAGAATCAGAACATgcagaagagaaaaaaaatgaaCATGAAGATGATTCATATGAAGTCACACTTGATGATGACTTTTTAACTGCTTTGGAATATGGAATGCCTCCTGCTTCAGGAATG GGGCTTGGAATCGACAGGCTGGTGATGCTTTTGACAAACTCTCCTAGTATCCGAGATGTTATTGCTTTTCCTGTGCTCAAGGTTCAGCAGTAG
- the LOC110632329 gene encoding dirigent protein 15-like, with the protein MGGKIIFAMAMILCAVIANAHGEGYHTETNPAVHTEEKMTSLHFFLHDIVSGEDSTVVQIAKANLSKNSSALVPFGSLMVINDAMRVGMESTSKLIGRAKGLYVAASQDDDFQLVMYLDFGFTEGKFNGSSFIVCSKNPVMETERELAVVGGSGDFRMARGFAKLRTRSLNITTGNAIIEYNVTLFHY; encoded by the coding sequence atgggaGGAAAGATCATCTTTGCAATGGCTATGATTCTTTGTGCTGTAATTGCAAATGCACACGGAGAAGGATACCACACAGAAACCAACCCTGCTGTTCATACTGAGGAGAAAATGACCAGTCTCCATTTCTTTCTTCATGACATCGTTAGTGGAGAAGACTCAACTGTGGTTCAAATAGCCAAAGCCAATCTCTCTAAAAACAGCTCAGCATTAGTCCCATTTGGGTCACTTATGGTCATTAATGATGCCATGAGGGTAGGCATGGAATCAACCtcgaaattgattgggagagctAAAGGTCTCTATGTAGCAGCAAGCCAAGATGATGACTTTCAGTTGGTTATGTACTTGGATTTTGGGTTCACAGAAGGCAAGTTTAATGGGAGTTCCTTTATTGTTTGTTCAAAAAATCCTGTAATGGAGACTGAACGTGAGCTTGCAGTGGTGGGTGGGAGCGGAGACTTCAGGATGGCTAGAGGGTTTGCTAAGCTCCGTACTCGTTCCTTGAATATCACTACTGGTAATGCCATTATTGAGTATAATGTCACCTTATTTCATTATTAA
- the LOC110632296 gene encoding lysine--tRNA ligase, chloroplastic/mitochondrial isoform X2 has protein sequence MEALKVWTLSSKPFRHLLRLGSSATTRTSYSTFVLRSSTNTSAATSSRVAGRNRRSSSSSSSSSTSDREAVRAIRLKKVEELRSKGLEPYAYNWDRTHTANQLQEIYRHLASGEESNNVSDHVSIAGRIVARRAFGKLAFLTLRDESGTIQLYCEKERLLNDQFERLKTLVDIGDILGANGSMKRTEKGELSVCVNSFTILTKSLLPLPDKYHGLTDVDKRYRQRYVDMIANPEVADVFRKRAKGAAGGAEARPFVTYHNSLGRDLYLRIATELHLKRMLVGGFEKVYEIGRIFRNEGISTRHNPEFTTIEMYEAFSDYQSMMNMAEEIVTHCALAVHGKLTIDYQGVEICLDRPWRRETMHNLVKEATEIDFSELSNDLKLAKDTTLKTLGPVLENKDKSAIEACPSVGHLLNEVFEIVVEPKLLQPTFVLDYPIEISPLAKPHRRHIGLTERFELFICGRELANAFSELTDPMDQRGRLEEQVRQHDEKRAAVISESEHAEEKKNEHEDDSYEVTLDDDFLTALEYGMPPASGMGLGIDRLVMLLTNSPSIRDVIAFPVLKVQQ, from the exons ATGGAGGCTCTCAAAGTCTGGACTCTCTCTTCTAAGCCTTTTAGGCACCTTCTTCGCCTGGGCTCTTCCGCCACCACCAGAACATCCTATTCCACTTTTGTTCTCCGCTCCTCCACCAACACCTCTGCCGCCACGTCCTCCAGGGTTGCTGGCCGCAACCGCAGGTCCtcatcctcttcttcttcttcttccacttcagaCCGAGAAGCTGTTCGCGCTATTAGGCTTAAAAAG GTTGAGGAACTGAGGAGCAAAGGTCTTGAGCCCTATGCCTATAATTGGGATAGGACTCATACTGCTAATCAATTACAAGAGATATACAGGCATCTAGCTAGTGGTGAAGAGTCAAATAATGTGAGTGATCATGTGTCGATAGCAGGCAGAATTGTTGCTAGGAGAGCATTTGGAAAGCTTGCTTTTCTGACACTAAGAGATGAATCGGGGACCATTCAG CTTTACTGTGAGAAGGAAAGGCTCTTAAATGATcagtttgagaggttgaagacaCTTGTTGATATTGGTGATATATTGGGTGCTAACGGCTCAATGAAACGCACGGAGAAAG GTGAGCTTTCAGTTTGTGttaattctttcactattcttacaaAATCCTTACTTCCATTGCCGGACAAATATCACGGCCTAACTGATGTAGATAAGCGTTACCGACAACG aTATGTTGATATGATTGCAAATCCTGAAGTTGCTGATGTGTTCCGTAAAAGAGCTAAG GGAGCAGCTGGTGGAGCAGAAGCTAGGCCATTTGTAACATATCATAATTCTCTTGGAAGGGATCTTTATCTGAGAATTGCAACTGAGCTTCACTTAAAGAGAATGTTG GTTGGGGGATTTGAGAAAGTATATGAGATTGGACGAATTTTCAGAAATGAGGGCATTTCAACTCGTCATAATCCAGAATTCACCACAATAGAG ATGTATGAAGCATTTTCAGACTACCAAAGCATGATGAACATGGCAGAGGAAATTGTTACTCACTGTGCTCTTGCTGTTCATGGGAAGCTTACCATTGATTACCAG GGGGTAGAGATTTGTCTAGACCGGCCTTGGAGGAGGGAAACTATGCACAATCTTGTAAAAGAGGCCACAGAGATTGATTTCAGTGAGCTGAGTAATGATCTAAAACTAGCTAAAGATACTACTTTGAAGACACTTGGACCTGTGCTTGAAAATAAAGACAAATCTGCCATTGAAGCATGCCCTTCTGTCGGCCACCTCCTTAATGAG GTTTTTGAAATTGTTGTAGAGCCGAAGCTCTTGCAACCCACATTTGTTTTGGACTATCCTATTGagatatctcctttagccaaaccACATCGAAG GCACATTGGCTTGACTGAGAGATTTGAGCTCTTCATCTGTGGTCGTGAACTGGCCAATGCATTTTCCGAATTGACTGATCCTATGGATCAG AGAGGACGCTTAGAAGAGCAAGTGAGGCAGCATGATGAGAAGAGGGCAGCAGTCATTTCAGAATCAGAACATgcagaagagaaaaaaaatgaaCATGAAGATGATTCATATGAAGTCACACTTGATGATGACTTTTTAACTGCTTTGGAATATGGAATGCCTCCTGCTTCAGGAATG GGGCTTGGAATCGACAGGCTGGTGATGCTTTTGACAAACTCTCCTAGTATCCGAGATGTTATTGCTTTTCCTGTGCTCAAGGTTCAGCAGTAG